The Lysinibacillus pakistanensis genome includes a window with the following:
- a CDS encoding nucleotide kinase — protein sequence MNGNVTYYFGHALTGQGIKQLYKEMMDEAELVYLLQGAPTMKGSELLKELGYFYVKQGFAVEWFKDALLEDVVEAVFVRGCNRLYIWSSEWGIEPTFLGTKHRVLSFYDCLEDLQLEKVGEQLAEAMKERELWRDKCIAMLSKAIKIHDDWEIVTQSCMNWQALNDQVEMLKTNVFQSIILNKPGLRTHRLLGTLTPRGAENTVESITKNLARRLMIKGKPGTGKSSLMKDLADEANKRGLDTQIIWCGLDAGSVDMVIIPELNFCIFDSTEPHVFDPQDGRLGDEIFDIGKHCALSQDAEVLIEDIRAKYKEAIQDAMGYSKRYAEAEYTVRRLLDHCLSTSLWREKTAPLFERLTK from the coding sequence TTGAACGGAAATGTGACCTATTATTTTGGACACGCATTGACAGGGCAGGGAATTAAACAATTATATAAAGAAATGATGGATGAGGCGGAATTGGTTTATCTTTTGCAGGGTGCTCCAACAATGAAGGGGTCGGAGCTTTTAAAAGAGCTTGGTTATTTTTATGTCAAGCAAGGCTTTGCTGTAGAATGGTTCAAGGACGCGCTGTTGGAGGATGTTGTAGAGGCGGTATTTGTTCGAGGGTGTAATCGACTCTATATTTGGTCATCTGAATGGGGGATTGAACCGACTTTCCTTGGAACAAAGCATCGTGTGCTATCATTTTATGATTGTTTAGAGGACCTCCAGCTCGAGAAAGTTGGCGAACAGCTTGCTGAGGCAATGAAGGAACGAGAGTTATGGCGTGATAAATGTATCGCTATGCTAAGTAAAGCTATTAAGATTCATGACGATTGGGAGATTGTCACACAAAGCTGTATGAATTGGCAAGCATTAAATGATCAAGTGGAAATGTTAAAAACAAACGTTTTTCAATCAATCATTTTAAATAAACCTGGACTACGCACACATCGCTTACTAGGAACATTAACACCAAGAGGCGCTGAAAATACAGTAGAGAGTATTACTAAAAATTTAGCTCGCCGATTAATGATAAAAGGTAAGCCGGGAACCGGTAAATCTTCCTTGATGAAGGACTTAGCTGATGAAGCCAATAAGAGAGGGCTAGATACACAAATTATTTGGTGCGGTTTAGATGCAGGCTCTGTTGATATGGTCATTATCCCGGAATTAAATTTTTGTATATTTGATAGTACAGAACCACATGTCTTTGATCCACAGGATGGCAGACTGGGAGATGAAATTTTTGATATAGGGAAACATTGTGCATTATCACAGGATGCAGAAGTTCTAATCGAAGATATCCGTGCAAAGTATAAAGAGGCTATACAGGATGCGATGGGCTACTCCAAGCGATATGCAGAAGCGGAGTATACTGTTCGGCGTTTATTGGACCATTGTTTATCTACTTCACTTTGGCGAGAAAAAACTGCTCCACTTTTCGAAAGATTAACAAAGTAA
- a CDS encoding glycine C-acetyltransferase yields MIRLSKVLNAFLDENLQDLRDQGLYNEIDPVEGANGPVIQVRGKNLINLSSNNYLGLATNEELKRIAKETIDKYGVGAGAVRTINGTLDLHVKLEEKLAEFKGTEAAISYQSGFNCNMAAISAVMDKNDAILSDQLNHASIIDGCRLSKAKIIAFNHSDMDDLRAKAKAAKESGLYNKIMVITDGVFSMDGDIAKLPEIVEIAKEFDLITYVDDAHGSGVTGKGKGTVKHFGLEKEIDFQIGTLSKAIGVVGGYVAGKKNLIDWLKVRSRPFLFSTALPPGDVAAITAAVQMLIDSTELHDKLWENGDYLKSGLAKLGFNIGESETPITPCIIGDEKLTQDFSRRLFEEGVYAKSIVFPTVPKGTGRVRNMPTAAHTKEMLDNALAIYEKVGRELGVIQ; encoded by the coding sequence ATGATACGCTTGTCAAAAGTATTAAATGCATTTTTAGACGAAAACCTACAAGACTTAAGAGACCAAGGCTTATACAACGAGATTGATCCAGTAGAGGGAGCCAATGGACCTGTTATTCAGGTGCGCGGCAAAAATCTTATTAACTTGTCCTCAAACAACTATCTTGGCTTAGCAACAAATGAAGAATTGAAGCGTATTGCCAAAGAGACAATTGATAAATATGGTGTCGGAGCAGGTGCTGTTCGTACTATAAATGGTACGCTTGATCTACACGTTAAACTGGAGGAAAAGCTTGCTGAATTTAAAGGAACAGAAGCAGCTATTTCCTATCAATCAGGCTTTAATTGTAATATGGCAGCGATTTCAGCTGTAATGGATAAAAATGATGCGATTCTTTCAGATCAATTGAATCATGCTTCTATTATCGATGGTTGTCGTTTATCAAAGGCGAAAATCATTGCGTTTAATCACTCTGATATGGATGATTTACGTGCGAAGGCAAAAGCAGCAAAAGAATCTGGGTTATACAATAAAATTATGGTCATTACTGATGGTGTTTTCTCCATGGATGGCGATATTGCTAAACTGCCGGAAATTGTGGAGATTGCAAAGGAATTTGATTTAATTACGTATGTAGATGATGCGCATGGCTCAGGTGTTACAGGTAAAGGAAAGGGTACAGTGAAGCATTTCGGCTTAGAAAAAGAAATCGACTTCCAAATTGGTACACTTTCTAAGGCGATTGGCGTTGTTGGCGGATATGTCGCAGGTAAGAAAAACTTAATTGACTGGCTTAAAGTACGCTCTCGTCCATTTTTATTCTCAACAGCATTACCGCCTGGCGATGTGGCAGCGATTACGGCAGCAGTACAAATGTTAATTGATTCCACTGAGCTTCATGATAAACTTTGGGAAAATGGCGATTATTTAAAATCAGGGCTTGCTAAGCTAGGCTTTAATATTGGGGAATCCGAAACGCCAATAACTCCATGTATTATTGGCGATGAAAAGCTGACGCAGGATTTCTCTCGACGCTTATTTGAAGAGGGCGTTTATGCGAAATCAATCGTTTTCCCAACGGTTCCAAAGGGTACAGGTCGTGTTCGTAATATGCCTACAGCGGCTCATACAAAAGAAATGCTGGATAATGCACTCGCAATTTATGAAAAAGTAGGTCGCGAACTAGGCGTTATTCAATAA
- a CDS encoding CaiB/BaiF CoA transferase family protein, with product MNQALQGLKVVDLSQVLAGPYCTMVLADMGAEVIKIEKYPSGDDTRTMGPFINEESHMYMMVNRNKKGVCLNLKTPEGLELFKELIQSVDVLVENYRPGVTKKLGIDYATLKDMNPGLIYCSISGYGQTGPYSQKGGYDIMAQGLSGLMHMTGEADGRPVKVGFAVNDIAAAQTALQSILMAYIYKLRSGEGQYIDVSLVESGLAWTVWEAAAYFGQGQLPERTGTAHRVSAPYQGFKTQDDYILVGAGNQKLWEIFATKVVHRPDWLSNPLFASNYLRAQNVKALEEEIESELVKHKAAYWLQLLDEYGVPSSPIYSYDQTLNDPHILERGMVLSYEHPTAGPMRTLGFPAKFSQTPGQLTKAAPTLGQHNEEILKSLHVTDERIKQLNTANIFHSK from the coding sequence ATGAATCAAGCATTGCAAGGTTTAAAAGTTGTTGATCTATCACAGGTGCTTGCTGGTCCATACTGCACAATGGTATTAGCAGATATGGGGGCTGAAGTCATTAAAATTGAGAAGTATCCCAGTGGAGACGACACACGTACAATGGGTCCCTTTATTAATGAAGAAAGCCATATGTATATGATGGTTAATCGTAATAAAAAAGGTGTTTGCTTGAATTTAAAAACACCTGAGGGATTAGAACTATTTAAAGAGCTTATCCAATCGGTAGATGTGCTTGTGGAAAATTATCGGCCTGGCGTCACAAAAAAATTAGGGATAGATTATGCAACATTAAAAGATATGAATCCTGGCCTTATTTATTGCTCTATTTCAGGTTATGGTCAAACAGGTCCTTATAGTCAAAAAGGCGGCTACGATATTATGGCGCAAGGACTTAGCGGCTTAATGCATATGACTGGTGAAGCAGATGGCAGACCAGTAAAGGTTGGCTTTGCTGTAAACGATATTGCGGCTGCTCAAACAGCATTGCAGTCTATTTTAATGGCCTATATTTACAAGCTGCGTAGTGGTGAAGGACAATATATTGATGTTTCCTTAGTAGAGTCTGGACTGGCATGGACGGTTTGGGAGGCTGCAGCCTACTTTGGGCAAGGCCAGCTCCCTGAGCGAACAGGTACTGCGCATCGTGTCTCTGCACCTTATCAGGGTTTTAAAACACAGGATGATTATATTTTAGTTGGTGCAGGTAATCAAAAGCTATGGGAGATTTTTGCCACCAAAGTCGTCCACCGTCCAGATTGGCTGAGTAATCCACTATTCGCGTCAAACTACTTGCGGGCTCAAAATGTTAAAGCATTGGAGGAAGAAATCGAAAGTGAATTAGTAAAGCATAAAGCTGCATATTGGCTTCAGCTTTTAGATGAATATGGTGTACCATCTAGCCCAATCTATTCCTACGATCAAACATTGAATGATCCTCATATTTTGGAGCGTGGCATGGTCCTGTCCTATGAGCATCCAACGGCTGGGCCAATGCGTACACTAGGCTTCCCAGCGAAATTTTCTCAGACCCCTGGACAGCTAACAAAAGCCGCTCCAACATTAGGGCAGCATAATGAGGAAATTTTAAAATCATTGCATGTGACAGATGAACGCATCAAACAGTTAAACACCGCAAATATCTTTCATTCAAAATAG
- a CDS encoding acetyl-CoA carboxylase biotin carboxylase subunit, translated as MFKKVLIANRGEIARRIIRTCKRLNVQTVAVYSEADAASLHVKDADEAYCVGKPPVAQSYLNIDRILEIAQESGADAVHPGYGLLSENADFAKRCTEAGLTFIGPSAEVIASMGSKLEARKTMKAAGVPIVEGVETPIANVEEAVAIAARLGYPVMLKASAGGGGIGMQLVENSEELAKAFEGNQKRAQSFFGDGTMYMERFIANPHHVEVQIIADHHGNVVPLFERECSIQRRNQKVVEEAPSPFISDETRERMLEASVKAAKHIGYVNAGTIEYLVDANQQFYFLEMNTRLQVEHPVTEEITKLDLVEEQLKIAAKQPLTFTRESIEKEGHAIEVRIYAENPSTFFPSPGIITALELPQGEGIRHECGVEADSTVTPFYDPMISKLIVWGNTRAIACERLIQALRAYKVEGIQTNIPMLLKTVTHEQFLKGNTTTKFVDEYYLPQLAQSK; from the coding sequence ATGTTCAAGAAGGTTTTAATTGCCAATCGTGGGGAGATCGCTAGGCGGATTATAAGAACATGTAAGCGACTAAATGTTCAAACAGTTGCAGTGTATTCAGAGGCCGATGCTGCCAGTCTTCATGTTAAAGATGCAGATGAAGCATATTGTGTAGGAAAGCCGCCTGTTGCACAGAGCTATTTAAATATTGATCGTATTCTTGAAATTGCACAGGAAAGCGGTGCGGATGCTGTTCATCCAGGCTATGGCTTATTATCGGAGAACGCCGATTTTGCTAAACGTTGTACAGAGGCAGGCCTTACATTTATTGGACCGAGTGCAGAGGTTATTGCCTCGATGGGAAGTAAATTAGAGGCAAGAAAAACGATGAAGGCAGCGGGTGTCCCAATTGTAGAAGGTGTAGAAACACCTATTGCAAATGTAGAAGAGGCAGTTGCAATAGCTGCACGTCTTGGCTATCCAGTTATGTTAAAGGCTTCTGCTGGTGGTGGCGGTATCGGTATGCAGCTTGTTGAAAATTCTGAGGAGCTAGCAAAGGCATTTGAGGGAAATCAAAAGCGAGCACAGTCATTTTTCGGAGACGGAACAATGTATATGGAGCGATTTATTGCCAATCCACACCATGTTGAGGTTCAAATAATTGCAGACCATCATGGCAATGTTGTACCACTCTTCGAACGTGAGTGTTCAATCCAGAGGAGAAACCAAAAAGTAGTGGAGGAGGCACCATCTCCCTTCATTTCAGATGAAACAAGAGAGCGTATGCTAGAAGCGTCCGTCAAGGCAGCAAAGCATATTGGATATGTGAATGCTGGTACGATTGAGTATCTAGTAGATGCGAATCAACAATTTTACTTTTTAGAGATGAATACACGTCTACAGGTGGAGCATCCCGTAACAGAGGAAATTACAAAGCTGGATCTGGTGGAGGAGCAATTAAAGATTGCAGCAAAACAGCCTTTAACGTTTACACGGGAGAGCATTGAAAAAGAAGGGCATGCAATTGAAGTACGCATATATGCTGAAAATCCTTCCACGTTTTTCCCTTCGCCAGGTATTATCACAGCGCTAGAGCTACCTCAGGGAGAAGGTATTCGACATGAATGTGGTGTAGAGGCAGATTCAACGGTAACACCTTTCTATGATCCAATGATAAGCAAGTTAATTGTGTGGGGAAATACACGCGCAATTGCATGTGAAAGACTTATTCAAGCACTTCGAGCTTATAAAGTGGAAGGAATTCAAACAAATATTCCAATGCTCTTGAAGACAGTTACACATGAACAATTTTTAAAAGGCAATACAACGACTAAATTTGTGGATGAATATTATTTACCGCAATTAGCACAGTCAAAATAA
- a CDS encoding enoyl-CoA hydratase: MTQLVRFEIVEGSIGLITLTRPDAANAMSVQLLKELGATLDHINGDSAVRVVLLTGAGEKAFCAGADLKERKGMSDQQVRQIVQLIGATVTKVEALSQPIIAVLNGVAFGGGLELALACDLRIAAKHVKVGLTETSLGIIPGAGGTQRLPRLIGIGKAKELIYTARRLSAEEAKDYGIVEYVYEGREVHAKAIELAQEMAKNAPLSLIQAKIAMNQGVEVDLASGLKIESLAYSALIPTEDRLEGLLAFQEKRTPQYSGK; the protein is encoded by the coding sequence ATGACGCAACTCGTTCGTTTTGAAATAGTAGAAGGAAGCATTGGGCTTATAACATTAACAAGACCTGACGCTGCAAATGCGATGTCTGTCCAACTACTAAAAGAGTTAGGTGCAACACTTGATCACATCAACGGAGATTCAGCAGTACGAGTAGTGCTATTAACAGGTGCTGGGGAAAAGGCATTTTGCGCAGGTGCTGATTTAAAAGAGCGTAAGGGTATGTCTGATCAACAGGTTAGGCAGATTGTCCAGTTAATTGGTGCAACTGTAACGAAAGTAGAAGCACTTTCCCAACCTATCATTGCTGTATTAAATGGTGTCGCCTTTGGAGGTGGTCTAGAATTAGCATTAGCATGCGATTTACGTATTGCTGCTAAACATGTAAAAGTCGGACTTACTGAGACTTCTCTTGGCATTATTCCAGGAGCAGGTGGCACGCAGCGTCTTCCACGTTTAATCGGCATAGGAAAAGCAAAGGAATTAATCTATACAGCGCGTCGATTAAGTGCTGAGGAAGCTAAGGACTATGGCATTGTGGAGTACGTTTACGAGGGCCGTGAGGTACATGCTAAGGCAATAGAGCTTGCACAAGAAATGGCTAAAAATGCTCCGCTTTCCTTAATTCAGGCAAAAATAGCGATGAATCAGGGGGTTGAGGTGGATTTAGCGAGTGGCTTAAAAATCGAATCGCTCGCATATAGTGCTCTGATCCCTACAGAAGATCGATTAGAGGGTTTACTTGCTTTCCAAGAAAAGCGCACACCACAATACTCAGGGAAATAA
- a CDS encoding VanZ family protein — MQKNNISNMQGDAKLPLPYRSWIDTYYFPIKIIGWIIFCIYSFIAFYKLVIDRLVDVILVLWKDEYSLVELGLFDYSDWRLTTNFVPFETILRYINYSQYFNLEIIIINLLGNLLIFTPMGFLLPLLSKRFRKAWAVICVGFLSSLAVETIQFIFTVGSADIDDLLLNTLGAWLGYLAYKSILIKPKKKC, encoded by the coding sequence ATGCAAAAAAATAATATTTCTAATATGCAAGGTGATGCCAAACTCCCATTGCCTTATCGTTCATGGATTGATACATATTATTTTCCCATAAAGATAATAGGGTGGATAATTTTTTGTATCTACTCATTTATTGCTTTTTATAAATTAGTCATTGATCGTCTAGTAGATGTCATCCTAGTTTTATGGAAGGACGAATACTCACTCGTTGAATTAGGTCTGTTTGATTATAGTGACTGGCGATTAACCACAAATTTTGTACCCTTTGAAACTATTCTACGCTATATAAACTACTCTCAGTATTTTAATTTGGAAATCATTATTATTAATTTACTCGGCAATTTATTAATATTTACACCAATGGGTTTTTTGTTGCCTTTGTTGTCCAAAAGGTTTCGTAAAGCTTGGGCAGTGATTTGTGTAGGTTTTTTATCCAGTTTAGCAGTAGAAACGATACAATTTATTTTTACGGTTGGCTCCGCAGATATTGATGATTTACTTTTAAATACGCTAGGCGCATGGTTGGGTTATCTAGCCTATAAAAGTATCCTTATTAAACCTAAAAAAAAATGTTAG
- a CDS encoding acetyl-CoA carboxylase biotin carboxyl carrier protein subunit, producing MATVKASMAGTVWKIVVAEGEKVTAGQDVAILESMKMEIPIAAEEDGVVTKIIANEGDFINVDDDILEIE from the coding sequence ATGGCAACAGTAAAAGCAAGCATGGCGGGAACAGTATGGAAAATCGTGGTGGCAGAAGGAGAAAAAGTGACAGCTGGTCAAGATGTAGCAATATTAGAGTCCATGAAAATGGAGATTCCAATTGCGGCAGAAGAGGATGGCGTGGTAACAAAAATCATTGCCAATGAAGGAGATTTCATTAATGTTGATGATGATATTTTAGAAATTGAATAA
- a CDS encoding YczE/YyaS/YitT family protein has protein sequence MQKVMGWRWAFFIGGLIVMSLGITMSIKGKIVGTSPWDVLHVGLFQNFGLSIGTWSILTGLFIVASTSIVLRQWPKIGTWLNMLLIGSFIDVFNWLLPSTNIYSLQVTYFVIGLFVLSFGCGMYIAPNMGAGPRDTLMMILVEKFGGTIKTARMGIEVLVTIFGWLLGGPVGVGTVVIALTSGYIVQYSLPYCRKLLMKCIGNIEDMKPFY, from the coding sequence ATGCAAAAAGTTATGGGGTGGCGTTGGGCATTTTTTATAGGCGGCTTAATAGTTATGTCCCTTGGGATTACTATGTCTATTAAGGGCAAGATTGTAGGGACAAGCCCATGGGATGTGTTGCATGTGGGTTTATTCCAAAATTTTGGTTTATCGATTGGGACGTGGTCTATTTTAACAGGCCTTTTTATTGTTGCTTCGACCTCAATTGTTTTACGACAATGGCCAAAGATAGGAACATGGCTTAATATGCTACTAATTGGATCATTTATAGATGTTTTTAATTGGCTATTGCCATCAACGAATATATATAGCTTACAGGTTACTTATTTTGTGATAGGTTTATTTGTTTTAAGTTTTGGCTGTGGCATGTATATTGCACCTAATATGGGAGCTGGACCACGTGATACATTGATGATGATTCTGGTTGAAAAATTTGGTGGTACCATTAAAACGGCGAGAATGGGTATAGAGGTGCTAGTGACAATTTTCGGCTGGTTGCTTGGAGGACCTGTGGGTGTTGGGACAGTGGTGATTGCTTTAACATCAGGCTATATTGTGCAATATTCATTACCTTATTGTCGAAAGCTTTTAATGAAGTGTATTGGCAATATTGAGGATATGAAGCCTTTCTATTAA
- a CDS encoding hydroxymethylglutaryl-CoA lyase — protein MQLPTHVTIKEVGPRDGLQNEKTHLSTTDKVQLVNLLSHTGLNYIEVTSFVHPKWIPQLADAVEVLQAIKRQKNITYAALVPNMRGLERALQAEVDEVSVFMSASESHNQSNINKTIKDTFPIIEEVVTGAKAAHKNVRGYISTVIGCPYEGYIQPEKVLRVTEKLLEMGIDEISLGDTIGVGVPTQVESLLNELLKRYPVEHFAMHFHDTRGTALANILKSIEMGITKFDSALGGLGGCPYAKGASGNVATEDLLYLLDGMGIKTGVEMNKVLEAAFFIEKKLGKTVASKQMAIVRNERSAIQ, from the coding sequence ATGCAACTACCAACACATGTAACGATAAAGGAAGTAGGCCCTCGTGATGGCTTGCAAAATGAGAAGACTCATCTTTCAACTACTGACAAGGTACAGCTAGTAAATTTACTTAGTCATACAGGTTTGAATTATATAGAGGTCACATCCTTTGTGCATCCAAAATGGATACCGCAATTGGCAGATGCAGTAGAAGTGCTTCAGGCCATTAAACGGCAAAAAAATATTACGTATGCAGCACTCGTACCGAATATGCGCGGCTTAGAGCGGGCATTGCAGGCGGAAGTAGATGAAGTGAGCGTTTTTATGTCAGCCAGTGAAAGCCATAATCAAAGCAATATAAATAAAACGATTAAAGACACATTTCCGATAATAGAGGAAGTAGTTACAGGAGCCAAGGCAGCTCATAAAAATGTGCGTGGATATATTTCAACAGTGATAGGCTGCCCCTATGAAGGTTACATACAACCGGAAAAGGTTTTGAGAGTGACTGAAAAATTATTAGAAATGGGTATTGATGAAATTTCACTTGGTGACACGATTGGCGTTGGCGTGCCGACTCAGGTTGAAAGCTTATTAAACGAATTGCTAAAAAGGTACCCTGTAGAGCATTTTGCTATGCATTTTCATGATACACGAGGTACGGCACTCGCTAACATCTTAAAATCCATAGAAATGGGCATAACAAAATTTGATAGTGCACTTGGTGGGCTAGGGGGATGTCCATATGCTAAGGGAGCTTCAGGCAATGTGGCCACGGAGGATTTATTATATTTATTAGATGGAATGGGTATTAAAACAGGTGTAGAGATGAATAAAGTGCTAGAGGCGGCATTTTTTATAGAAAAGAAACTTGGAAAGACTGTTGCATCTAAACAGATGGCAATTGTCCGTAATGAAAGGAGTGCGATTCAATAA
- the ybaK gene encoding Cys-tRNA(Pro) deacylase, translated as MAKPKHAKTNAIRLLEQQKIQFEVIEYETGDGQVDGISVAEKIGHPASRVFKTLVAKASAQKLFVFVIPVAQELDLKAAAKVVGEKKIEMLPVKELLSYTGYVRGGCSPVGMKKLYPTVIDVSAQEQGDIIVSAGKIGMQIHVQLADLIAITKAKLEAITTTHE; from the coding sequence ATGGCAAAGCCAAAACATGCTAAGACGAATGCTATACGATTGTTAGAGCAACAAAAAATACAATTCGAAGTAATTGAATATGAAACCGGTGATGGTCAAGTAGATGGTATTTCGGTCGCTGAAAAAATTGGCCATCCAGCTTCTCGCGTTTTTAAAACATTAGTGGCAAAGGCAAGCGCGCAAAAGCTTTTTGTATTTGTTATTCCTGTTGCTCAAGAGCTTGATTTAAAAGCTGCTGCTAAGGTTGTAGGAGAGAAAAAAATTGAAATGCTTCCTGTCAAGGAGTTACTGAGCTATACAGGTTATGTCCGTGGTGGCTGCTCACCTGTAGGCATGAAAAAGCTTTATCCAACAGTCATTGACGTATCGGCACAAGAGCAAGGCGATATTATTGTTAGCGCTGGTAAAATTGGAATGCAAATCCATGTACAATTAGCTGATTTAATTGCTATCACGAAAGCAAAGCTGGAAGCGATTACAACTACCCATGAATGA
- a CDS encoding acyl-CoA carboxylase subunit beta: protein MGNISTDNSTTLKDKILAGGLPKYHDKNAQQGKLFVRERLELLLDDGLQSEDGLYANCLAGDLPADGVVTGIGKIHGRTVCVLANDSTIKAGSWGKRTVEKMIRIQETAEKLNCPLLYLVDSAGARITDQLEMFPGRRGAGRIFYNQVKLSGKVPQICLLFGPSAAGGAYIPAFCDIVVMVEGNASMYLGSPRMAEMVIGEKVDLETMGGAKMHCSVSGCGDVLVKTEQEAIAYARKYLGYFPNNYAERSRVEEAKPPASFDKSIEELIPENQNVPFDMYKLIDRIIDEDSFCEVKKLFAPELITGLGRIKGQSVGIIANQPRVKGGVLFHDSADKAAKFISLCDAFNIPLLFLADVPGFMIGTQVEKAGIIRHGAKMIFAMSEATVPKLTVIVRKAYGAGLYAMAGPAFEPDCCIALTNAQIAVMGPEAAVNAVYANKIAELPKEEQASFIAEKRKEYQEEIDVYRLASELIIDDVIAPNDLRTVLESRLELYMSKYLLFSERKHGVNPV from the coding sequence ATGGGCAATATTTCGACAGATAATTCAACTACACTAAAGGATAAAATTTTAGCAGGTGGTTTACCGAAATATCATGATAAAAATGCACAACAAGGAAAGCTCTTTGTACGGGAACGACTGGAATTATTACTAGACGATGGATTACAATCAGAGGATGGTCTCTATGCGAACTGTTTAGCAGGTGATTTGCCAGCCGATGGTGTGGTAACAGGAATCGGTAAAATACATGGTCGTACTGTCTGTGTATTAGCGAATGATTCAACAATTAAGGCGGGCTCTTGGGGTAAACGTACAGTGGAAAAAATGATTCGTATTCAAGAAACAGCTGAAAAGTTAAACTGTCCATTACTTTATTTAGTTGATTCAGCAGGTGCTCGTATTACAGACCAATTAGAGATGTTCCCTGGTCGAAGAGGCGCTGGGCGTATTTTCTATAATCAAGTAAAACTTTCTGGGAAAGTACCACAAATATGCCTATTGTTCGGACCATCCGCAGCTGGTGGCGCTTATATTCCTGCCTTTTGCGATATTGTTGTTATGGTAGAGGGCAATGCATCTATGTATTTAGGTTCTCCACGTATGGCAGAAATGGTTATTGGGGAAAAGGTAGATTTAGAAACAATGGGTGGTGCAAAAATGCATTGTTCGGTTTCTGGCTGTGGAGATGTACTCGTTAAAACAGAGCAGGAAGCCATTGCATATGCTAGAAAATATTTAGGCTATTTCCCAAATAACTATGCAGAACGTAGCAGGGTCGAAGAGGCAAAACCACCAGCATCATTTGATAAGTCCATTGAAGAATTAATTCCTGAAAATCAAAATGTTCCTTTCGATATGTATAAATTAATCGATCGAATTATTGATGAAGATTCATTTTGTGAAGTTAAAAAATTATTTGCTCCCGAATTAATAACTGGGCTTGGTCGTATTAAAGGACAATCGGTTGGCATCATTGCAAACCAGCCTCGTGTAAAAGGAGGCGTATTATTCCACGATTCGGCTGATAAAGCTGCAAAATTTATTTCCCTTTGTGATGCGTTCAATATACCGCTCCTTTTCCTTGCAGATGTACCAGGCTTTATGATTGGAACGCAGGTTGAGAAGGCTGGCATTATCCGCCATGGTGCAAAGATGATATTTGCTATGAGTGAAGCAACGGTTCCAAAGCTGACGGTCATTGTTCGTAAGGCATATGGGGCAGGATTGTATGCAATGGCAGGCCCAGCATTCGAGCCGGATTGCTGTATTGCACTAACCAATGCTCAAATAGCCGTAATGGGACCTGAGGCCGCAGTGAACGCTGTATATGCCAATAAAATTGCAGAGCTTCCGAAAGAGGAGCAAGCAAGCTTTATTGCGGAAAAACGCAAAGAATATCAGGAGGAAATTGATGTTTATCGTTTAGCATCAGAGCTAATCATTGACGATGTAATTGCGCCGAATGATTTAAGAACAGTACTTGAATCACGTTTAGAGCTATATATGTCAAAATACTTATTATTCTCGGAACGTAAACATGGAGTAAATCCCGTTTAA